One part of the Myxococcus stipitatus genome encodes these proteins:
- a CDS encoding AAA family ATPase yields the protein MIVALMSQKGGVGKSTLAAAVAWELHTRGHSVLVVDADPQGTVVATGEAAAEQGVPAPTIVALGKDMWRPEQLPRLAESYDMVVIDTPGRAGDIQRAALMVSGVAVIPIGQTAADAWATRKALEVVEEAQISRPELQAVLCCAKVQPHTVVGRGARDVAEGAGVRVLRTEITYRVGWQECLGAGMGAGQYTDPVAAEETRALVDELLALGGTRTKTKTKTKTKKKEGHHRGR from the coding sequence GTGATTGTTGCTCTCATGAGTCAGAAGGGGGGGGTCGGTAAGTCGACCCTCGCGGCCGCGGTGGCGTGGGAACTCCACACACGCGGCCACTCGGTCCTGGTCGTAGACGCCGACCCTCAAGGGACGGTGGTCGCGACAGGGGAGGCCGCGGCGGAGCAGGGAGTGCCAGCGCCCACGATTGTGGCGCTGGGCAAGGACATGTGGCGGCCCGAACAGCTCCCACGCCTGGCCGAGAGCTACGACATGGTGGTCATCGACACCCCGGGTAGGGCCGGGGACATCCAGCGCGCCGCCCTGATGGTCAGTGGAGTCGCAGTCATCCCCATTGGGCAGACGGCTGCCGACGCGTGGGCGACGCGCAAGGCCCTGGAGGTGGTCGAGGAGGCCCAGATATCGCGCCCCGAGCTCCAGGCCGTCCTCTGCTGCGCCAAGGTCCAGCCCCACACCGTCGTGGGCAGAGGCGCGAGGGATGTTGCGGAGGGCGCAGGTGTCCGCGTGCTCCGCACCGAGATTACGTATCGCGTCGGCTGGCAGGAGTGTCTAGGCGCAGGCATGGGGGCCGGGCAGTACACGGACCCGGTTGCTGCGGAGGAGACCCGCGCCCTCGTGGACGAGCTCCTCGCGCTCGGCGGAACGCGGACGAAGACGAAGACGAAGACGAAGACGAAGAAGAAGGAGGGACACCACCGTGGTCGCTAA